The window TCAACCTTCTGAATTTATGAAAGTGGCTTATATTATTGCTTGTAGCATTTTACTATCTAAAAATAAAAAGAAACTTATGGAGAAAGAACTAGAAGGAGAAGCGTTATTAAGAAGCGAATGGATATTGTTAGGTCAATTGGCTTTACTATTTATACTGCCAACACTATTGTTAATTAGACAACCTGACTTAGGAATGACAATGGTGTACGGAGCTATTTTTTTAACCTATTTACTTATTTCAGAAGTTCGCTGGAGTATATTACTAACTATATTCGGTGTTGGAATTGTGACTTTTTCAAGTTTAGTTTTTAGCTATCTTCGCTTTCCTGCTTTTTTTAATAAATACATCATCCATGAGTATCAACTAGGAAGAGTTTGGGGTTGGTTAGACCCGTATCAACATCAAGATGCTTATGGATTCCAATTAGTTCAGTCATTAAAAGCCATAGGTGCTGGAACATTATATGGGACTGGGTTAGGTCATGTGGAAGTTTCCCTGCCAGAAGCACATACAGACTTTATTTTTGCAATGATAGCCGAACAGTTCGGATTTATTGGTGCAAGTATTGTTATTGCACTATTTTTCTTCTTGATTTTTAGAATTATTTCTATTTCTTTGCAATGTCATGATTACTTTGGGAGTTACATTTGTGCAGGAATTGTTGGTATGATAAGTTTTCAAGTTTTCCAAAATATAGGGATGACTGTTGGATTACTTCCTATTACAGGATTACCATTGCCATTTGTTAGTTATGGAGGGTCTTCTCTCGTATCTTATATGATATGTATTGGGTTAGTATTAAACGTATTCGCACGCACGAAAAACTATATGTTTGAATAAAGGAGAGAGAAAGAATTGACAAAGTTTGATATTATTGGGGATGTTCACGGATGTTACGATGAGATGATACAGCTTATAAAAAAGCTTGGATATGGGATAGATGGTAAAAAAGCCATTCATCCAAAAGGGCGGAAGTTAACGTTTGTTGGGGATTTAACAGATCGTGGTCCACATTCATTAAAGGTCATTTCATTTGTTTATTCGCTTGTTCAACACGATTTAGCACATTACGTACCTGGAAACCATTGCAATAAACTATACCGTTATCTTCTAGGAAATAAAGTGCAAGTAACACATGGATTAGAAACAACGGTTGCGGAATTAGAGCTTTTGACTCCTCATGAACGAAAGAACATAGCTGAAATGTTTATAAAATTGTATGAAAATGCCTCTTTATATGAAGTATTAGATAGCGGAAAACTTGTTGTTTGTCATGCAGGAATTAAAAAAGAGTATATCGGATCAGCATCTAAAAAAGTGAAAACATTTGTTTTATATGGGGATATTACTGGCGAATTTGAAGAAAGCGGCATGCCAGTTCGACGTGATTGGGCTCGTCACTATGACGGGGAGGCTTGGGTTGTTTACGGTCACACACCTGTTAAAGATGTAAGGACTATTAATAAAACAGTAAACATTGATACTGGGGCTGTATTTGGCGGACATTTAAGTGCGATTCGATACCCAGAAATGGAAGTTGTGTCTGTTGCTTCTTCCATGCCTTTTGTAGAAGAAAAGTTTAGATCGTTTGATTAAACAGCTTGGAGGCCAACTTTTAATAGTGGCCTCCAAGCTGTTTTATTAGTTCCTTCATATCCTCTGGCAAATCTGCCATAAAAGTCATTTCTTTCTTCAAAATCGGATGAAAGAATGTTATCTTCTCGCTATGTAATGCTTGACGATTTATAATGTCTCTTTTCCCACCGTATAAATCATCCCCCACTAAAGGGTGTCCTAAGAAAGCTAAGTGCACACGAATTTGGTGGGTTCTTCCCGTTTCTAGTTGTAGTCGAAGAACGGTATAATCCCTACTCTTACTAATTACTTCATAGTGAGTTACCGCAAGCTGTCCATCTGACCTAACTTCCCTTTCAATGATACTATCAGGCTTTCTACCGATTGGAGCATCAATTGTACCCGCATCTCCTTGGGTAAGACGATGAGCTATAGCAAAGTAAGACCTGTTAATTTCATGTTGCTTCTGCTGTAAAGAAAACAAATGATGGACAAACCTATTTTTTGCAATAAGCATTACACCGGATGTATCACGATCTAAACGAGTAACAATATGAACAGTTGCAGGAATGCCATTCTTTTTATAATAGTGTAAAAGTGCATTGGCAACAGAGCCTGTTGGATGTTCACGTGATGGTATGGAGTTCATATGACTAGGCTTATTGATTAAAAGGACTTCTTCATCCTCATAAAGTATCGTAAGTTGTATATCTTCAGCTACCATCTCTTCACTCGGTAATTCTTCTGGAAATAAAACTTGTACTATGTCGTCTTTTTCCAACCGATAGCGCACCGTTACTTCTTCACTATTCACACGGATAGCCCCACCGCCAAATTTAATGTCGGTAAGGGCCGCTTTGGAAATATGTTGTTTTCTTAAGTATTCTCGAAGGATCATACCATCGTCATCGGTTGTTGCTTGAAATGTTAGTTGATAATTTTTCAAGAATTTCATCCTCTTGGCTTAGCCGGAAATAAACGAGTCACGCACTCTTTTCCAAAATGGGAAAGGTCTAAATCTAGCAAATCGAATTTTTTCTTTTGCCACACGACATTGAATCGATTTTACATCTTTATGTAAAAGGGTTAAATGGTCAATGGTTATTTGAAAATCGACATCATTTACTGGCTTTAATAAAGCAGTATGATGGTCCGGCAACACTAATGGCGAGCCAATCGTACGAAATACTCGATTGTTAATGGAAGCCATTTCTGCAATTTGAATTGCAGGTAAGGAAGGATGCAATATAGCTCCTCCAAGTGCTTTGTTGTAAGCTGTACTCCCTGAAGGCGTGGAAATACAAAGTCCGTCTCCTCTAAACGTTTCAAAAAGTTGTCCTTTAATTTCTACGTCCATTACTAACGTACCTTCTACACTTTTTACCGTACATTCATTTAGCGCTAAGTTGGTAGATTCACGTGATCCATTATTGTAACGTATTATTACTTCGAGCAAAGGATACTCAATGACTTGGTAAGGAGTTTTTGCGACTGCAATGACCAACTTTTCAATTTCCTCAGGTACCCAGTCTGCATAAAAACCTAGATGTCCTGTATGAACACCTATGAAAGCAGTTTTATCTAACCTACTTCTATATTTATGAAAAGCATAAAGAAGAGTTCCGTCACCACCTACTGAGATGACTAGGTCTGGTTGATCTTCATCATATGTAAGGTCAAAATCTTGCAAATATGTTTTAATTCGTTGCATTAATGTATTGGATTTATGATCCCCTTTAGAAGTGACTGCAAACTTCATTCTCTCTCACCCGCTTTATAAGTTATCTTTGCTTTCCTTTTTTCGTAAAAAGAAAGCTTGTGCTTCTTGTATTTCCCCACGAATTTTTGACATTTCCTCATCTAATAAATATGCTGCTTCTGCGGCACGAACTAGCCTTTCCTGAATTTCTTCTGGAAATTGACCACTATATTTATAATTTAGTGAGTGTTCAATGGTTGCCCAAAAATTCATCGCAAGCGTTCTTATTTGAATTTCTACTAAAATAACCTTTTCCCCTTCAATCGTTTGAACAGGATATTCTACTACAACATGATAAGAACGATATCCACTATTCTTTTTTTCTGAAATGTAGTCTCTCTCTTCAACAATCTTCATATCATTTCGTTTTCTTAAAAGGTCAACCACTGTATGAATATCATCCACAAACTGGCACATCATTCTCATACCTGCAATATCTTGCATTTCTACGTCTAATCGCTCAAGAGAAATTCCTTTACGCGTTGCTTTGTCCAAGATACTTGCTATCGGTTTAACCCTCCCTGTTACAAACTCAATTGGCGAGTGTTCAGACTGTTGTTCAAATTGTGAACGTACTCCCTTTAACTTAACTTTCATTTCATTCACTGCTTGTTTATATGGCGCTAAAAATAAATCCCAATGTTGTATCATATTGGTCCATACCCCTTAAAGTATTATAGCTATCCTTTTTTCTATCTACATTTGTTCGGAATGGTGGATAACTGTTAATTGACAAATACTTCTGTAACTTTTTTCTCCATCTCTTCTCCATAGTTGGCATTATCTTTAATATTCTCTATTAAATATCCGAGTTCCTCTTCTACGTTTGTTAATAGTAATGCTATGTTTTCAATAACTAATACGATTGCTTTTTTTTCATCCAACGCTTTCTTCAAATCAGTCCAGTGATCTGCTCCAATGCTAACATGAATAAATTCTGTTGGAGTTTCTAACTTATAGATAAACGCTAGATGATCGGAGTCGACAAGCATTTGGTTGCTCGCTTCTACTTCTTTTAACGAAAAAGTAACAGGATCAGCATGTAACAATAGTTGATGTTCATTCCATGATGTATGTGTAATATTAATTTTCTTTTGCATATGTATCTCCTTCCAACCTTTCATTCCAGTTTTATTTTAACATAATATACAGCAACCTCATAAAAATTTCCCTTTCAAAATTCATTGATATCTTAAAGAAATATAGTAATAATAGAATTATACTTATCGTGTACAACTAGTAATACAATCATGTATTAAGTTAGAAAGAGGTATTGTATTGATGGAGAGAAATCAAGAAATAGAAATAGAGTTCAAAAATTTATTAAACAAAGAAGAATATGAGCGGTTACTTCACACTTTTAACTTACATGAAGAAGCTCCTGTTAAGCAAATAAACCATTATTTAGATACAGACGATTTTCAGTTAAAATCACATGGATGTGCCTTACGTATTCGTGAAAAAAAGGGAGCGTATACATTAACACTAAAGCAGCCTAAAGGTGACGGCCTATTAGAAACACATCAAAAAATAAACACAGAGCAAATGACAGCGGTTATAAATGGCCATAGTATTCCTGTTGGGTATATTAGTTCTATTTTAAAAGATGAACTGCAAGTGAACGGAAGCTCCATAACATATTTTGGCTCCTTAACGACACATCGATTTGAAACAGATTATCAGAGTGGATTGTTAGTTTTGGACAAATCTGAGTATTTAAATGTTGTGGATTATGAATTAGAGTTCGAAGTTTCTAATTACGAAATTGGACAAGGTCAGTTTAAGCAATTATTAGAACAGCAAAAAATCCCGACTCGAGAAACAAAAAATAAAATTGTTCGATTTTATGATAAAAAAAATTAGTGATGGAAGGATGAACGAAATATGAAGACAGACCAACTCCGAACTATGATGGAGATTCAAGCTTTGCAGAGCTTTCAAAAGCAACCTTCGTCGAGTATGACTAGTCCATTCTCATCCTTTGCAACT is drawn from Bacillus alkalisoli and contains these coding sequences:
- a CDS encoding GTP pyrophosphokinase; protein product: MIQHWDLFLAPYKQAVNEMKVKLKGVRSQFEQQSEHSPIEFVTGRVKPIASILDKATRKGISLERLDVEMQDIAGMRMMCQFVDDIHTVVDLLRKRNDMKIVEERDYISEKKNSGYRSYHVVVEYPVQTIEGEKVILVEIQIRTLAMNFWATIEHSLNYKYSGQFPEEIQERLVRAAEAAYLLDEEMSKIRGEIQEAQAFFLRKKESKDNL
- a CDS encoding NAD kinase produces the protein MKFAVTSKGDHKSNTLMQRIKTYLQDFDLTYDEDQPDLVISVGGDGTLLYAFHKYRSRLDKTAFIGVHTGHLGFYADWVPEEIEKLVIAVAKTPYQVIEYPLLEVIIRYNNGSRESTNLALNECTVKSVEGTLVMDVEIKGQLFETFRGDGLCISTPSGSTAYNKALGGAILHPSLPAIQIAEMASINNRVFRTIGSPLVLPDHHTALLKPVNDVDFQITIDHLTLLHKDVKSIQCRVAKEKIRFARFRPFPFWKRVRDSFISG
- a CDS encoding CYTH domain-containing protein, giving the protein MERNQEIEIEFKNLLNKEEYERLLHTFNLHEEAPVKQINHYLDTDDFQLKSHGCALRIREKKGAYTLTLKQPKGDGLLETHQKINTEQMTAVINGHSIPVGYISSILKDELQVNGSSITYFGSLTTHRFETDYQSGLLVLDKSEYLNVVDYELEFEVSNYEIGQGQFKQLLEQQKIPTRETKNKIVRFYDKKN
- a CDS encoding FtsW/RodA/SpoVE family cell cycle protein — translated: MEQDSVVSWKIDYTLLFTIFLLAIISFIMLLSIQPTLPTKLQPISFVHKQFFWYSVGIFAGGACLFIDYDRFQMIGMYLYGFGLVLLIGLELPLSSYVQTLNGATSWYRLPGIGNIQPSEFMKVAYIIACSILLSKNKKKLMEKELEGEALLRSEWILLGQLALLFILPTLLLIRQPDLGMTMVYGAIFLTYLLISEVRWSILLTIFGVGIVTFSSLVFSYLRFPAFFNKYIIHEYQLGRVWGWLDPYQHQDAYGFQLVQSLKAIGAGTLYGTGLGHVEVSLPEAHTDFIFAMIAEQFGFIGASIVIALFFFLIFRIISISLQCHDYFGSYICAGIVGMISFQVFQNIGMTVGLLPITGLPLPFVSYGGSSLVSYMICIGLVLNVFARTKNYMFE
- a CDS encoding UPF0738 family protein translates to MQKKINITHTSWNEHQLLLHADPVTFSLKEVEASNQMLVDSDHLAFIYKLETPTEFIHVSIGADHWTDLKKALDEKKAIVLVIENIALLLTNVEEELGYLIENIKDNANYGEEMEKKVTEVFVN
- the prpE gene encoding bis(5'-nucleosyl)-tetraphosphatase PrpE — its product is MTKFDIIGDVHGCYDEMIQLIKKLGYGIDGKKAIHPKGRKLTFVGDLTDRGPHSLKVISFVYSLVQHDLAHYVPGNHCNKLYRYLLGNKVQVTHGLETTVAELELLTPHERKNIAEMFIKLYENASLYEVLDSGKLVVCHAGIKKEYIGSASKKVKTFVLYGDITGEFEESGMPVRRDWARHYDGEAWVVYGHTPVKDVRTINKTVNIDTGAVFGGHLSAIRYPEMEVVSVASSMPFVEEKFRSFD
- a CDS encoding RluA family pseudouridine synthase → MKFLKNYQLTFQATTDDDGMILREYLRKQHISKAALTDIKFGGGAIRVNSEEVTVRYRLEKDDIVQVLFPEELPSEEMVAEDIQLTILYEDEEVLLINKPSHMNSIPSREHPTGSVANALLHYYKKNGIPATVHIVTRLDRDTSGVMLIAKNRFVHHLFSLQQKQHEINRSYFAIAHRLTQGDAGTIDAPIGRKPDSIIEREVRSDGQLAVTHYEVISKSRDYTVLRLQLETGRTHQIRVHLAFLGHPLVGDDLYGGKRDIINRQALHSEKITFFHPILKKEMTFMADLPEDMKELIKQLGGHY